One Thauera sp. K11 DNA window includes the following coding sequences:
- a CDS encoding pirin family protein has protein sequence MTIQTAPRTEQVAHPRSVERLVAGKATSDGAGVKLTRVLTQPLQRRLDPFLMLDAFGSDRPDDYIAGFPDHPHRGFETITYMIAGRLLHRDSAGHEGLLENGGVQWMTAGRGVIHSEIPQQEEGMMEGFQLWLNLPGRDKMCTPWYRDFAAGELPRFATAEGVEATVIAGGSHGVAGAVTREATAPLYLDLHLPAGSRFAQALPAGHNAFVYVYRGEGDVGGTAVPVQRMAILANDPQADGVVIEARQDARVLLIAGQPLDEPIAQYGPFVMNTEQEIYQALSDFRDGRLAA, from the coding sequence ATGACGATCCAGACCGCACCTCGCACCGAACAGGTCGCCCATCCCCGCAGCGTCGAGCGCCTGGTGGCCGGCAAGGCGACCTCCGATGGCGCCGGCGTGAAGCTCACCCGGGTGCTGACGCAGCCGCTGCAGCGCAGGCTCGATCCCTTCCTGATGCTCGATGCCTTCGGCAGCGACCGCCCCGACGACTACATCGCCGGTTTCCCCGATCATCCGCACCGCGGCTTCGAGACCATCACCTACATGATCGCCGGCCGCCTGCTGCATCGCGACAGCGCCGGCCACGAGGGCCTGCTGGAAAACGGCGGCGTGCAGTGGATGACCGCCGGCCGCGGCGTGATCCACTCGGAGATCCCGCAGCAGGAAGAAGGCATGATGGAAGGCTTCCAGTTGTGGCTGAACCTGCCCGGCCGCGACAAGATGTGCACGCCCTGGTACCGCGATTTCGCCGCCGGCGAACTGCCGCGCTTCGCCACCGCGGAGGGTGTCGAGGCGACGGTGATCGCCGGCGGGAGCCACGGCGTCGCCGGCGCGGTGACGCGCGAGGCGACCGCGCCGCTGTACCTGGACCTGCACCTGCCCGCGGGCAGCCGTTTCGCCCAGGCATTGCCGGCGGGGCACAACGCCTTCGTCTATGTGTATCGCGGCGAGGGGGACGTGGGCGGCACCGCGGTGCCGGTGCAGCGCATGGCCATCCTCGCCAACGACCCGCAGGCCGACGGCGTGGTGATCGAGGCGCGGCAGGATGCCAGGGTCCTGCTGATCGCCGGCCAGCCGCTGGACGAGCCGATCGCGCAATACGGGCCGTTCGTCATGAATACCGAGCAGGAGATCTATCAGGCGCTGAGCGATTTCCGCGACGGCCGGCTGGCGGCCTGA
- the ybiB gene encoding DNA-binding protein YbiB: MNYGPIIKEIGRGAKGSRPLDIPTAADLFGDILDGKVPDLELGAILIALRVKSESLDELLGFKQAMDARCAQVAVPAGPRCVVLPTYNGARRQPNLMPLVALLLARRGVPVLIQGRHDFETRVSPFGLLAALGIEPAANAASAAAQLAASRLACLRVDQLLPGLDRLLSLRPRMGVRGSGHTMAKLLDPAIGRSVRVVAVTHPEYLERMDGFLRRDGGRAMLLRGTEGEIYANPRRCPELKVYADGEGRIAVPAEEGGAPPLPGLPDTPSVADNAAIIRAMLAGEQAVPEPVRAQVAALAELAADAPLPDQT; the protein is encoded by the coding sequence ATGAACTACGGACCCATCATCAAGGAAATCGGCCGGGGCGCCAAGGGCTCGCGGCCGCTCGACATTCCCACCGCGGCGGACCTGTTCGGCGACATCCTCGACGGCAAGGTGCCCGACCTCGAACTCGGCGCGATCCTGATCGCGCTGCGGGTGAAGAGCGAATCGCTGGACGAACTGCTCGGCTTCAAGCAGGCGATGGACGCGCGCTGCGCCCAGGTCGCGGTGCCGGCCGGCCCGCGCTGCGTGGTGCTGCCGACCTACAACGGCGCGCGCCGGCAGCCCAACCTGATGCCGCTGGTCGCCCTGCTGCTGGCGCGCCGGGGCGTGCCGGTGCTGATCCAGGGGCGGCACGACTTCGAGACCCGGGTGAGCCCCTTCGGACTGCTCGCCGCGCTGGGCATCGAGCCCGCGGCCAACGCCGCGTCGGCCGCGGCGCAACTGGCCGCCTCGCGGCTGGCCTGCCTGCGCGTCGATCAACTGCTGCCGGGGCTCGACCGCCTGCTGTCGCTGCGTCCGCGCATGGGCGTGCGCGGCAGCGGCCACACCATGGCCAAGCTGCTGGACCCGGCGATCGGGCGCAGCGTGCGGGTGGTGGCGGTGACGCATCCGGAATACCTCGAGCGCATGGACGGCTTCCTGCGCCGCGATGGCGGCCGGGCGATGCTGCTGCGCGGCACCGAAGGCGAGATCTACGCCAATCCGCGGCGCTGCCCCGAACTGAAGGTGTATGCCGACGGCGAAGGGCGCATCGCGGTGCCGGCAGAGGAAGGCGGCGCCCCGCCGCTCCCCGGCCTGCCCGATACGCCGTCGGTGGCCGACAACGCCGCGATCATCCGCGCGATGCTGGCCGGCGAACAAGCGGTGCCGGAGCCCGTCCGGGCGCAGGTCGCGGCCTTGGCCGAACTGGCGGCGGACGCCCCGCTGCCGGACCAGACCTGA
- the mtnA gene encoding S-methyl-5-thioribose-1-phosphate isomerase, producing the protein MHDTARPDPPFRPPVATLRRDGDAIAILDQTLLPFRGETRRLESVGEVAEAIRMMRVRGAPLIGATAAYGVAIALAADGSGNEVLDRALAALGATRPTAVNLQWALARMERVLRPLAPGSRRDAAWREADAIADDDAATCAAIGRHGLALLAGIARRQGRVRVMTHCNAGWLATCGAGTALAPVYAAHVQGIAVEVLVSETRPRNQGLLTEWELRQAGVPHTLIADNAAGLLLARGEVDVVITGADRIAANGDTANKVGTLLKALAAREAGVPFYVAAPHSTLDFACADGTRIPIEDRDADELRVVRGIGNDGRVAELRLTPHDAAAANPAFDVTPARLIAGIITERGIAAPGELHGLYPEQAR; encoded by the coding sequence ATGCACGACACCGCCCGCCCCGACCCGCCTTTTCGCCCGCCCGTCGCCACGCTGCGGCGCGATGGCGACGCCATCGCCATCCTCGACCAGACGCTGCTGCCCTTTCGCGGCGAGACCCGGCGGCTGGAAAGCGTCGGCGAGGTCGCCGAAGCCATCCGCATGATGCGGGTGCGCGGCGCCCCGCTGATCGGCGCGACCGCCGCCTACGGCGTGGCCATCGCACTCGCCGCCGACGGAAGCGGCAACGAAGTGCTCGACCGCGCGCTCGCCGCGCTCGGCGCCACCCGCCCCACGGCGGTCAACCTTCAGTGGGCGCTGGCGCGCATGGAGCGCGTCCTCCGCCCCCTCGCCCCCGGCTCGCGCCGGGACGCGGCATGGCGCGAGGCGGACGCCATCGCCGACGACGACGCCGCCACCTGCGCCGCCATCGGCAGGCACGGCCTGGCCCTGCTCGCCGGAATCGCCCGCCGCCAAGGCCGCGTGCGGGTGATGACGCACTGCAACGCAGGCTGGCTCGCCACCTGCGGCGCCGGCACCGCACTCGCGCCGGTGTATGCAGCGCATGTACAAGGCATCGCAGTGGAGGTGCTGGTGAGCGAGACCCGGCCGCGCAACCAGGGCCTGCTCACCGAATGGGAACTGCGCCAGGCCGGCGTGCCGCACACGCTGATCGCCGACAACGCGGCGGGGCTGCTGCTTGCCCGCGGCGAGGTCGACGTGGTGATCACCGGCGCCGACCGCATCGCCGCCAACGGCGACACCGCGAACAAGGTCGGCACCCTGCTGAAGGCGCTGGCGGCGCGCGAAGCCGGCGTGCCCTTCTACGTCGCCGCGCCTCATTCCACGCTCGATTTCGCTTGCGCGGACGGCACGCGCATCCCGATCGAAGACCGCGATGCCGACGAGTTGCGCGTCGTGCGCGGAATCGGCAACGACGGGCGCGTCGCCGAACTGCGCCTCACACCCCACGACGCGGCGGCGGCCAATCCCGCCTTCGACGTGACGCCGGCGCGACTGATCGCCGGCATCATCACCGAGCGCGGAATCGCCGCCCCCGGCGAATTGCACGGCCTCTACCCGGAGCAGGCCCGATGA
- a CDS encoding class II aldolase/adducin family protein, translated as MKPEDADALRAALLETARAMAAARLNAGTAGNASARLGGDPQADGLLITPSGLPAESCTPQDMVVVRADGRFDGALLPSSEWQLHCAVYAAFPDAGAILHAHAPFATALACQRGDIPPFHYMIARFGGGTVRCARYATFGTRALSDAAVAALRGRRACLLANHGMVVHGRNLDHALALAIEFETLCEQYWRTCQLGPPVLLSDEEMAEVLERFKWYGKPLRTSG; from the coding sequence ATGAAGCCCGAAGACGCCGACGCGCTGCGCGCTGCGCTGCTGGAGACCGCGCGCGCGATGGCTGCCGCCCGGCTCAACGCCGGCACCGCCGGCAATGCCAGCGCACGGCTCGGCGGCGACCCGCAGGCCGACGGCCTGCTGATCACGCCGAGCGGCCTGCCGGCCGAAAGCTGCACGCCGCAGGACATGGTCGTCGTGCGCGCCGACGGCCGCTTCGACGGCGCACTCCTGCCCTCGTCGGAATGGCAGCTGCATTGCGCCGTCTATGCCGCCTTCCCCGACGCCGGCGCCATCCTGCACGCTCACGCGCCCTTCGCCACCGCGCTGGCCTGCCAGCGCGGCGACATCCCGCCCTTCCACTACATGATCGCCCGCTTCGGCGGCGGCACCGTGCGCTGCGCGCGCTACGCCACCTTCGGCACCCGGGCCCTGTCCGATGCCGCGGTGGCGGCGCTGCGGGGCCGCCGCGCCTGCCTGCTCGCCAACCACGGCATGGTGGTGCACGGCCGCAACCTCGATCATGCGCTGGCGCTGGCGATCGAGTTCGAGACCCTGTGCGAACAGTATTGGCGCACCTGCCAGCTCGGCCCGCCGGTGCTGCTGTCGGACGAGGAAATGGCGGAGGTGCTCGAGCGCTTCAAGTGGTACGGGAAGCCGCTGCGGACGTCCGGCTGA
- a CDS encoding NAD(P)-dependent oxidoreductase, with the protein MEVGFIGLGLMGRPMALNLLKAGHRVHVWSRRRASMQPLLEAGATGCANAAEVAHRAPVTISMVADAPDVGQVTLGPGGVADGAKPGHVHIDMSTIAPAAAQDIAARLRERGIVALDAPVSGGEAGAIAGTLTIMVGGDEAAFGMVKPLLGAMGGSVTRIGAAGAGQVAKACNQIITGVGIAAVAEALNFAASSGVDGGRVREALLGGFAYSKILENHGQRMLERNFRPGFKAWMHQKDLRIVMEEAHRLGLALPSAAAAAQLFNAMAGSGLGDEDSVAMLKLLERMSGGPGQ; encoded by the coding sequence ATGGAAGTCGGATTCATCGGACTCGGCTTGATGGGGCGTCCCATGGCACTCAACCTGCTGAAGGCGGGGCACCGGGTGCATGTGTGGAGCCGCCGCCGGGCGTCGATGCAGCCCTTGCTGGAGGCCGGTGCCACCGGCTGCGCCAATGCCGCCGAAGTCGCGCACCGGGCGCCGGTGACGATCAGCATGGTGGCCGACGCGCCCGACGTCGGGCAGGTCACGCTCGGTCCGGGCGGCGTGGCCGACGGCGCGAAGCCCGGCCACGTCCATATCGACATGAGCACGATCGCGCCCGCCGCGGCGCAGGACATCGCCGCGCGCCTGCGGGAAAGAGGGATCGTCGCCCTCGATGCTCCGGTTTCGGGCGGCGAAGCGGGTGCCATCGCCGGTACGCTGACCATCATGGTGGGCGGCGACGAGGCGGCGTTCGGCATGGTGAAGCCGCTGCTCGGGGCCATGGGCGGGTCGGTGACGCGGATCGGCGCGGCGGGCGCCGGCCAGGTGGCCAAAGCCTGCAACCAGATCATCACCGGCGTGGGCATCGCGGCGGTGGCCGAGGCGCTGAACTTCGCGGCCAGCAGCGGCGTGGATGGCGGCAGGGTGCGCGAGGCGCTGCTCGGCGGCTTCGCCTATTCGAAGATCCTCGAGAACCACGGCCAGCGCATGCTGGAGCGCAACTTCAGGCCCGGCTTCAAGGCATGGATGCACCAGAAGGACCTGCGCATCGTCATGGAGGAGGCGCACCGGCTCGGCCTCGCGCTGCCGTCGGCAGCCGCGGCCGCGCAATTGTTCAACGCGATGGCCGGCAGCGGCCTCGGCGACGAGGACTCGGTGGCGATGCTGAAGCTGCTCGAGCGCATGAGTGGAGGGCCGGGGCAATGA
- a CDS encoding LysR family transcriptional regulator, whose amino-acid sequence MEQFEPNDLLIFARVADAGSFSRAAERLGLPKSTVSRRIALLEERVGERLMLRTTRRLTLTEFGHHLLEHAHQVAAEVDAVRALTEHRQARPRGRLRVSMPSDFANLLLTDMLAAFIAMHPDISLELDLSPRRVDLLGENFDVALRMGTLPDDSLLAARRIAVFPHGLYAAPSYLAEHGEPLSPDDLGEHEALRLLARSGDPIPWLLQRGPQRWEGVPPGRTTANSPELLIRLARAGAGIAAVPEFAANPRVRRGELRRVMPDWCLPSHTAWAVFPGRRLMPAKTRAFIDMLQAALDDDALPPAEI is encoded by the coding sequence ATGGAACAGTTCGAACCCAACGACCTGCTGATCTTCGCCCGCGTCGCCGATGCCGGCAGCTTCAGCCGCGCCGCCGAACGGCTCGGCCTGCCCAAGTCCACCGTGTCGCGCCGCATCGCGCTGCTGGAAGAGCGCGTGGGCGAACGCCTGATGCTGCGCACCACCCGCCGGCTGACGCTCACCGAGTTCGGCCACCACCTGCTCGAGCATGCGCATCAGGTCGCCGCCGAGGTGGACGCGGTGCGGGCGCTGACCGAACATCGCCAGGCGCGGCCCCGCGGCCGGCTGCGCGTGTCGATGCCGAGCGACTTCGCCAACCTGCTGCTCACCGACATGCTCGCCGCCTTCATCGCGATGCATCCGGACATCTCGCTGGAACTGGACCTGTCGCCGCGGCGGGTCGACCTGCTGGGAGAGAACTTCGACGTCGCGCTGCGCATGGGCACCCTGCCCGACGACTCGCTGCTCGCCGCGCGGCGGATCGCCGTCTTTCCCCACGGCCTGTACGCCGCGCCGTCCTACCTCGCCGAGCACGGCGAGCCGCTGTCGCCCGACGATCTCGGCGAACACGAGGCCCTGCGCCTGCTCGCCCGCAGCGGCGACCCCATCCCCTGGCTCCTGCAGCGCGGCCCGCAGCGCTGGGAAGGCGTGCCGCCGGGGCGCACCACGGCGAACTCGCCGGAACTGCTGATCCGCCTGGCGCGCGCCGGCGCCGGCATCGCTGCGGTGCCGGAGTTCGCGGCGAATCCGCGCGTGCGCCGCGGCGAACTGCGCCGGGTGATGCCTGACTGGTGCCTGCCTTCGCACACCGCCTGGGCGGTGTTTCCGGGGCGCCGCCTGATGCCGGCCAAGACCCGCGCCTTCATCGACATGCTGCAGGCCGCGCTCGACGACGACGCCCTGCCGCCAGCCGAAATCTGA
- a CDS encoding NAD(P)-dependent oxidoreductase, translated as MKVGFVGLGAMGAPMAGHLLAAGHDLAVWARRPESTAPLARAGAAVCDTPAALAARSDVVVSIVTASADVETLAFGAQGLAAGFRPGAIHVDMSTIAPATARALAARYAQQGVGWVDAPVSGGAQGAIDAALAIMAGGEEASLQAVMPLLEAMGKRIVHIGPAGAGQVAKACNQMIMVSAIQACAEAMQLAAAHGLDLAAVRHALAGGSAGSRVLDVMGERMVKRDFRPGIEARLHHKDFGILMNDASRLGVPLPVAAQVWQQLNALMASGWGREDTSILLHVLEQAAGGREAA; from the coding sequence ATGAAGGTGGGCTTCGTCGGCCTCGGTGCCATGGGGGCGCCGATGGCCGGCCATCTGCTGGCGGCCGGGCATGACCTGGCGGTGTGGGCGCGGCGGCCGGAATCGACGGCGCCGCTGGCGCGGGCCGGCGCGGCGGTGTGCGATACGCCGGCGGCGCTGGCCGCGCGCAGCGACGTGGTGGTCAGCATCGTCACCGCCAGCGCCGACGTCGAAACGCTGGCCTTCGGCGCGCAGGGGCTGGCGGCGGGCTTTCGCCCCGGCGCCATCCATGTGGACATGAGCACCATCGCGCCGGCGACCGCGCGCGCACTGGCCGCCCGCTATGCGCAGCAGGGCGTGGGCTGGGTCGATGCGCCGGTGTCGGGCGGTGCGCAGGGCGCGATCGACGCCGCGCTGGCCATCATGGCCGGCGGCGAAGAGGCGAGCCTGCAGGCGGTGATGCCGCTGCTCGAGGCGATGGGCAAGCGCATCGTCCATATCGGGCCGGCAGGCGCGGGCCAGGTGGCCAAGGCTTGCAACCAGATGATCATGGTGTCGGCGATCCAGGCTTGCGCCGAGGCCATGCAGCTTGCCGCCGCCCACGGGCTGGACCTCGCCGCGGTGCGCCATGCGCTTGCCGGCGGCTCGGCGGGCTCGCGCGTGCTCGACGTGATGGGCGAACGCATGGTGAAGCGCGACTTCCGGCCCGGCATCGAGGCCCGCCTGCACCACAAGGATTTCGGCATCCTGATGAACGACGCCTCGCGCCTGGGAGTGCCGCTGCCGGTGGCGGCGCAGGTATGGCAGCAGCTCAATGCGCTGATGGCCAGCGGCTGGGGGCGCGAGGACACTTCCATCCTGCTGCACGTGCTGGAGCAGGCCGCCGGCGGCAGGGAGGCAGCGTGA
- a CDS encoding FMN-dependent NADH-azoreductase — protein MNILQINSSARREGANSTRVANDVAARLLAANAGAKLSVRDLAADPVPVLDEAGLGALFTPAGQRTPEQAARVALYDALIAEVQAADVLVLGVPMYNFTVTAQFKNWIDAIARAGVTFRYTENGPEGLLTGKKVFVALARGGLYRGTERDTQVPYLKTVLGFLGMTDVRFIYAEGLNMGPEAAQKGFTQAAADLEAALA, from the coding sequence ATGAACATCCTGCAGATCAACTCCAGTGCCCGCCGCGAAGGCGCCAACTCCACCCGCGTCGCCAACGACGTCGCCGCCCGCCTGCTGGCGGCCAACGCCGGCGCGAAGCTGTCGGTGCGCGACCTCGCCGCCGACCCGGTGCCGGTGCTCGACGAAGCCGGCCTCGGCGCGCTGTTCACGCCGGCCGGGCAGCGCACGCCGGAACAGGCTGCCCGCGTGGCGCTGTACGACGCGCTGATCGCCGAGGTGCAGGCGGCCGACGTGCTGGTGCTCGGCGTGCCGATGTACAACTTCACCGTGACCGCCCAGTTCAAGAACTGGATCGACGCGATCGCCCGCGCCGGCGTCACTTTCCGCTATACCGAGAATGGCCCCGAGGGCCTGCTGACGGGCAAGAAGGTGTTCGTCGCACTGGCGCGCGGCGGCCTGTACCGCGGCACCGAGCGCGACACCCAGGTACCCTACCTGAAGACGGTGCTCGGCTTCCTCGGCATGACCGACGTGCGCTTCATCTACGCCGAGGGCCTCAACATGGGTCCCGAGGCGGCGCAGAAGGGCTTTACCCAGGCGGCCGCGGATCTGGAAGCCGCGCTCGCCTGA